The region CAAATTCGTGGATGCTCAAGCGTCGACGTGACGATCCGATTCTTTCTTGCGCCGTGCAAGTAGCAGTCAAGTAGTCTCTAGTTCCGCAACGAAGATAACGTGTCGCAGGAACGGCAGCGCGTGGTGAGCCTTCCGTACCTGCTCAGTAATCGCTGGGGGATCGAGATCATACGCTCCTAACAGTCGTTCAATGAGAGCCCGGAGCGGGCTCGTGAGTAGCTGGAGGTACAGCGTCGTCCACTTTCGGAAGCGTCCGACGCTGTGTTTCGTGATATCTTCGACCGCTTTGAGCTCAAAGCTCGTCTCGTCGAGAGCAGCTTTGTATCCTTCAACAGTACCCAAGGACGGCATATCCCACGCATCCGCAAATGAATCGACCAATCTCCGTTCCGTTTCAGTCACGTCTGACTGCATCACGAGATCGGAGACTACGAGAACCCCCTCGGGTTCGAGGGTATCTGCGACTGTAGCGAAAACGCGATTCCGCTCGGGGAGGTATACGAGTGCGTCGATGGCTGTACACGCGGTAAACGAGTCCCTGGTAAACGGGAGTTGTGTCGCGTCACCGATGATGAACTCGGAATCGAGGTGCTTACCCCGTGCGTTCTCGGTTGCCATCTGGATGTTGTACGGAACGAGGTCGACACCAGTGACGTTGAAGCCGAACTGATAGGCGAGGTGGAGGGCTGGACCCCCCCGACCGCAGCCGACATCGAGGAGGCGCACTCCGTCGGTTGTGGGTAGATGCGACGCGACCCTTGAGCCGACTTCCGTGACGAGGCGACGTTGACTCGAACCGGCTATATGTGGCTGGTACCACTCCGAGTAGCCGAGATTGAGGAACTCGTCAGTATCGAACAGGAGGTCGAACGCCCGCCAGATATCGGCTCGCTCGCCGCGGTAAGAAAACTGGTCGGTGATTCGGTGGCGGAGAGTACTCTGATCCATCGGCCACCTACTCGAGTTCGGAAACCTCCGAATAGCAGTACTCGGATTCGTCGCAGTACGCGAGGTCGGCACACCCGCGAGGACGCTGGTAGTCGATTCCCTTGTGCCGTCGGAGATACGTCACGTATCCGTCGTCGACGCGGTCCAGGATGTCGTGACAGATCCACTTCTCCCTAACCCACGTAGTGCCCAGATTTCGGTACGGACACAGGAAGATCGTCCGTTCGACCGAATCAACCTGTGGCGTCTCGACGATCCGGACACCGACAAGGCGATAGGCGATGCGAAGACGGGTAACGACCGATTCTGGCGTATTCGCGCCGAGGAAAAGGACGTATGCAAGCACGTATCCGAGATCGTGGAGGAGTCGTCGAATCATTGTTTAGGGTGTCGACTGCCGTCCCAAAGTATCTTGACCAGGTGTTTTCTGTTCAGATTTCGGTGTACACGTCACCTGTCTTTCCGCCGCCGAGTTTGTAGACGGTGAATGTGTCGGACTTCGTCCCGCCCATCCCCGGCGATCCAGCCGGCATCCCGGGCAACGCGATGCCGTCAATCGCCGGCTCTTCCTCGAGCATCGTCGCGATAACCTCGGCAGGAACATGTCCTTCGACGACGTACTCGTCGAGGACGAGTGTGTGACAGCTCTGTAGATCCGATGGAATACCGTGTTGGCGCTTGAGATCCGTCACGTCCTCGGTTTCGGTTTCCCCGAGCGTCGTGTCGAGCTGTTCCCGCAGGTACGACGCATATTTTCCACAACAGCTACAGCCTGGTGAACTGTATTGTTGGGCGTTCGTCACCGCTAGCGTTCCCTCGATATCCCACTCATCCCCACTCGATGACCCCAAACAACCGGCGGTTCCGAGTGCGACTGTCGTCGCACCGACCCGTAGTAGTTCGCGACGAGTTACGGCCCGTTCCATATGCTCGTCACTTGGCTCGGAAGTATTCAATTGTACGTCGACCTTTCCTGTGTATTGAGAACGGATTCAAGCACGACGGGGAAGGTGACTTTCAGTTCTGAGGAGGAAACCCCAAAGGTCAGAGTCCCGTATTCGTCTCTATGTGGCGACCCTCATCGGTCGAGGGTGCTGCCGTGACGGTTTTCCGTCAACGAGCATATCGGCCTTAAATTGCGCCCAACATGACCCAGAGCATGACTCGTCGCACCGACTCCGACACTTCACTCCTCGAAACTGTGGGAAATACGCTCTCGTCGAACTGATGCGACTCCAAACGACGTCTCCACTCTTTTCGAAATAGACGTGCTATAGCGAGTTACTTGCGATAAAAGCCTCAAGTCACCACCCCAGAGACTGTTCTCCCGGTTTCGATTCTTAACAGAAAGCACGGTAAATCGTCGTTACGTATAGATATGTATGAACTCCCCCAGCCATCTAGAAGTTCGAGAAGGTGCGGACATCAACCTGTACAACCAGATCCTCATTCCACTCTACGGAGCTGATATAAGGGACTCAGTGGTCCAATATGGCCTATCACTTGCAGAAACGTATGATGCGGCTCTCCACGTGTTATATATTCAAGATGAGGAACGCACGGAGGTGGAATCCGATCAAGTCACTAAACAAGAGGAATGGGACGCAGCAGCGGTAATTGAACCCGTGGTGGATCAGGCCCACTCGCTCGGACTCAATGTGATACCAGCAGTGGATAGTGGGCACTCTCCAGGTGTTATTCGGGAATACGCTGAGGAGAATGATATCGATTTGCTTGTCCACCAGAAACCTACACAGACTAGATTAGCACGAATTCTCCGGAGAGACGTCTCCAGCCACATCATTCAAAATATCTCTCTTCCTGTCTTGACGATACCTGATATGGATCCCTCTGATCCGGTAGGAGAGTTATCTACTAGTCAGTTCACAGATATTCTCGTGCCTACGGATGGATACGACGAGGCATCTGTGGCCTTCAAACATGGGCTACAAATTGCTAAACGGTATGATGCAACCCTACATGGACTTTTTATCATTTCCGAACAGTCCTATTCGAGTCGGCCTGGATTCACGTGGGAAGAGGTCACTGACTCTTGGGAACAGCGGGGAACTCGGCTCTTGGAGGACATTACGGAGAAGGCAGCGACCTTGGACGTTCCTGTCCGAACTACGTTGAGATTTGGTCAACCTCAGCAGGAGATTCTCAAATACACTGAGGTGACTGACATCGACCTTGTTACAATGGGGACACGAGGATTGACTGGCATTCGTCGGCTATTACAGGGAAGCGTCGCAGCTCAAGTGATCGAGGAAGCAGATTACCCCGTTCTAACGATTAACCGAAGGACAGCTGAATTGAAAAAACACCCGTACACCTTTCTTCGAAAGACAAACCAGAATCGGAAGTCAAGGCTATATTGAAATATTATTTGTAATATACTAATTTCAGTCTTAAATTCGGAAATTCTAATTGCGTATTAATCCCCGTTTCTTCTACCAAACCAAAGAGTGTTAAGTTCGTTCTGCTGAATAAAGCGCGCGTACTGACCAGAAGGAAAACCAAGAAACGACAGGGCTACTCCTAAAAATCGTGTTTGTCTTCACGTTTAGGTGCATCAGATGGACGTTAGTGCGAGCAACGCGAAAAGTTAACTGGCAAATGGCTCCACGGACTGAGTTGTTGAACTAGTCGTCCATGCCGGATGGGGTTTGGCCCGTAGTCGATCCCGACGGTGCCGACCCTGCGGCAAACTTGTAAACGGCGACGAGTCCCCAAATCACCAAGCCGAGCAGGATGATGCCCGCCCTAATGTCGATGGGGACCACTGCAGCGTGTTCGATTGCTCCCTCGCTATCGACTGGGTGCCCGGCTCCCAGTAGCATGTCGAGCAGGCCGATCACGACGACGCCCAAGACAACCAGGCCACCGCCGACGTACATGGCGATTTGGTCTGCCGTTGATAAGTCACTCATTGGTAGTCACCCGAGGAGTTTCCGTAATCGCGTGTTCTCGAACAGTTCCATCTCACGCAGGCGGTTATCGACTGCCAGGACGCCGCCCGCTCCAAGTGCCACAATGGTTCCGAAGACCATGATCCCAAGGAGTTCACCCGTGACCATACCGTTGGCCCAGCCGCCACCGTAGCCGTTGATGAAGTAGAAGAACAGCATCATGAAGGCACCAAAGAAGGCGGCGGTCCTCGTGAGGACACCGAGTATCAGCCCGAGACCGATGGCGGTTTGCCCAAGCGGTACCGCCACGTTGACGAACGCCAACAGGATGCCGTCGCTGAACGGCGTGACGAAGGGGGCGAGAATCGTGCCCTGAGCGGCTCCGCCGACGAACCAGCTGGCGTCGAAGGGCCACGCCCAGATTTTGTCAAGGCCAGCGTGGAGCATCCACCACCCGGCGGTCAGCCGGAGCAGCAGGATCCAATACGACAACCAGGCTCCCGAGACCGAGAACGACGTCTCGGTTCCGAGAAAATTCGTACGGATGGATTGAGTTGACATGGCATACTTCACCTCACGGCTGATTTTGTCAGATGTAGTAAAAAAGATTGATGGTGTTCGTGATTTCTAAGAGTCGGGGCTCATTTCAGGAACGCGGATATCCGAGGTGAGTTGGATGATTCTCAAGAAGGAATTCGGTCACCCTCTACGGACTGATTGTGTGCTGGGGCGTGTAAGCGGGAACACTGATGAAGCCGAGCCCACCGAATTCTGGATCTCGGAAAATTCGCTTGAGGGACTCCATTTGCTGATTTAATCCTCTGTACTTACCGATCCTCCCAGTAGCTAACAGATTCTGAGAATTTAACTCGAGCGGATGTCAATTAATCAACTCCCATTGGTTAGTCATTCCTCCATAGACACGGTTTAAAACTCGTCGTCTCGAGAAAATACGGGCAAACAAAACAGGGTGGCGGAGGAGACGCAGTAGAACTGTACTCGGAGACCGGTCAACGTCTTCAATATCGATCCCGGCAGCGGCACGAATTGCTGCTCCCAGAACCTTGGGATTACGAGTTTCAAGAAAGTATCTCACAACTGTGGCGAAAATGTACTCCGTTTTCATCCTCTGATATAAACTGTCAGGAAAATTGTGTAATTGGCCGCTGTTAGCCAACTCTGCGGCCAAGAATCCCGATTCAACGGCCTGTGAAATTCCTTTTCCAGTGAGTCGGTTTGCGATCCCCGCAGCATCACCAACCCGTACGACGGAATGCTCCGGTAGATAGGTTCTGTCGGGATCGAGACTGGGTCCCTCGGGAATGATTGCGACGTTCGTCCGTTCCTGCGACGGGACTGGCCACCCATTCCGCTTACAGGCTTCCCTCAATGCCTTCATATAATCACTAGGCCGGTCACTGACCGTCCAGCCGATACCAACGTTGGCTCGTTGCGATGTCTTCGGGAATGCCCACGAGTACCCTGTATAGTTCTCCAGAATTATCCGGCTGTTCGGGTACAACTCGGTGAAGTCCCCTTCGACATCACTGTTAAGCGCTACCATATATCCTGAATACTCGTTGGTTGTTCCGAGCGCTTTACTAGAGAGTGATGGCTGACCGGTTGCATCAACGACGAGATCATACTCATCGGTGAACTCGTGGAAATCTGTCCGTGTGATAGACTGGTTTTCGTGGATGTCAACACCCTTCTCTGAGAGTTGTTCTGCCCAGGACTGCTCAACGACATTTCGGTCCGTTATATATGTATCCGCAGCAGGAAAGGTGCCGGCTCCAGTGCGGTGGCGATCGGCGTCGATTCCGTCATACACCTCCACTTCCATCGCTGGCAGCGGATTGAGAAAGCCGTTCTCTACAGTCGGCTCGAGTGGGATCTTCGATACCGCTGTCATCGCTTCTCCGCAATTAACGCGTTTGCTATCGTAGGACTGCCGCTCATATAGTTCGACGACGAATCCAGCGTCGTCGAATCCAGCAGCTGCTGCAAGCCCGGCCATCCCTCCACCTATTACCGCAATTTTGGACGTTCGTGTCATCGGTTTTTGCCAATCTTTGAGGCCATCGTTAAGCTCCCAACAGCATCCGAAGTGACCCACGAACGCCCATCGGGAGTCCGATCGCTCCGATGAAGAACGTCATAAGCCACCACCACGTGTGATTCATCTCCTCTTTCGCATCGGCGAGATACCACACGATGCCGACAGTCACGACGAGTTTCAGCACGAACGTCGATCCGGAGAATCCAGTCGCCTGGTACACGAGATTCGTCACGACCAGCTTTGGGGAGTAGCCGAGGAACGTCACACCGATGAGATTCTGCGCAGCGTCCCACAACTGGCCGAAAACGGCCAGCAGAATTAGCGGGTGTCGAAGGTGTGTGATATTGACGAAACTCGCGCCCCAGTAGTAGAGTGCGGTTACGCCGAGCGCTATCCCCGTCGTCGCGACAGGAACCCATAGGCGGAGTGGGGTCGATGTCGAGAGGCCGTGCCAAACAGCCCACCAGACGGCCCCGACAGCCCACACCGACCCGACGAGCCCGACTGTTAGCGGGATAGATCCGATATTTTGGTCACGCAAGAGTGCACCGACACCGAGCGCGAGGATGGTGACAGCGGTGACGACGATGTAAATCGATGGCGTGATGAACCACACCGCGTAGTCCCCGAGCAGCCCGAGATCCTCGAGGGCGCGCATCGCCCCACCTGCGATGATGATCGGAGCGAACCCGTAGGCCAGTCGTGCGTCGAACGTGACGTCGAGTTGGTCGAGATACGCACGTAGTCCGGGGAGGCTGTATACGACTGCCGCGAGGTAGATTACCGTGTTCACCGCGTTGTAGCCCTGGACAGCACGAACCCCCTCGTGCGTGACTGGCTGACCGGCCGCATCGGCGACGACTGGTCCCCAGAGATACTGCCAGATGAACCGGTCGTAGACCAACGTCGGAAACACGAGGATGCCCCCACCGAGGAGGACGAGCGGGGCCAGCAGGTACAGCGCCCACCACTCGCGTGAGCCGGTCTCCGGAAGGACAGTCTCGACGCGGCGGGTGACAGTACTCACGACCCGTTCACCTCCAATCGCCACGTCGTGCTTTTCGAGCGCCCCCACTGTTCGAGTGAAACGATTGTGAGTTCGTCCTGGAGCTGGCTGAGATACTGCGCGACTGCCTTGGGAGATCCGTCGAGGTCGCTGGCAATCTCGCGAGCCCGGAGGTATGTCGGTTCGCTACTGGCTGTCTCGACGAGGTACCTTCGAACCGTGTGCCGGGAAATATTCGACATTGATCTAGAGGTGACGGTTAGCGAAGAAATCCGAAGAGCTTGTAGTCGTGATCGGGGGTGTACCGCCGGAACAGGAGACTGTTCGTCAGCACCGACACCGACGAGAACGCCATTGCTGCTGCAGCGAGCACGGGCTGGAGGAGGCCGAGCGACGCTAACGGAATCATCGCCGTGTTGTAACCGAGCGCCCACACGAGGTTCTGTTTGATCTTCTGGAGTGTCGCGTCTGAGATTCGGATCGCCTTTACCACGTCGAGCGGGTCGTCTCGCATCAGCGTGACGTCTGCAGCTTCGATGGCGACGTCGGTGCCGGAGCCGATTGCTGTCCCGACGTGTGCGACCGCGAGTGCCGGAGCGTCGTTGACGCCGTCACCGACCATCATCGCCTGCCGGCCCTCGTCTTGAATACTGTCGACCGCGTTGGACTTGTCCTCAGGAAGGACTCCTGCGCGGACGTTCTTCGGGTCGATACCCACCTGTTTAGCGACCGCACGGGCAGTTCGCTCGTTGTCGCCCGTAATCATCATCACGTCAACTCCCCGCTCTTGGAGTGCTGTGACAGCCTGCTTGGAGCTTTCCTTCACTGTGTCGGCGTCGGCGACCACACCCACGAGCTCCCCCTCGTAGGCGACCAGCATCGCCGTCTTCCCCTCGTTCTCGAGGCGTTCCATCGTCTCCTCAGCGGGAGAGGGGTCGATCCCGTTGTCCCGCAGCAGCTTGCGGTTGCCGACCAGCACCTCGCTGTCACCAATGACTGCTTTGATCCCGTGGCCCGGAACGTTCTCGAAGTCGTCAGGCTCAGTCACGTCCAGGCCGCGTTCTTCGGCCCCTTCGACGATTGCACGGGCGAGCGGGTGTTCGCTGCCGCTTTCAGCTATCGCCGCCAGTCGAAGCACATCATCCTCTGAGAGGCGCTCACGGGTGCTGAGCTGTCCACCATCTGGGGTCGGCTCGCCACCGTCAGTCACCACATTTCCATCGCTATCAAAGACGACCACGTCGGTGAGTTCCATTTCACCCTCCGTGAGGGTGCCCGTCTTGTCGAAGACGACCGTGTCGACGTCTTTTGCGCGTTCGAGGATGTCACCGCCCTTGAACAGGACGCCGTTCTGGGCACCAATCGTCGTCCCGACCATCGTCGCTGCGGGCGTCGCCAGCCCCAGCGCACAGGGACAGGCGATGAGGATCGAGGACGCGAAGACAATTATCGCGAACTCGAAGACTGAAACGGTCCCACCGACCGGGGCCGGGCCGCCAGCAACCTGACCCCACAGCGGGAGCCAGTCGACGAAGCCAGCGAGAGCCTCGGGGAACAGGAACCAGACGACACCCCAGAGAAGGGCGTTCGCGATGACCGCAGGCACGAAGTACGCGGAGATGCGGTCGGCGAGATTCTGGATGTCGGGCTGGCGCGACTGGGCCTCCTTGACTGTCTGGACGATCTGTTGGAGGGCCGTGTCTTCTCCAACCTTCGTCGCCTCCACGACAAGGACGCCGTTCTCGTTAATCGTCGAGCCGACGACCTCATCGCCCTCCTCTTTCTCGACAGGCACAGATTCGCCAGTGACCATTGACTCGTCGACGGCAGACTGACCGTCGACAACGACACCGTCTGTGGGAATCTTCTCACCTGGACGAATTTTCATCCGGTCACCAGTTGTGACCTCTTCGAGTGGAACTTCTTCTTCACTGCCGTCCTCGCGGACAATGGTCGCCGTTTCGGCTTCCATTTCGAGGAGCTTTCGGAGGGCCTCACCCGCTTGGCCCTTCGACCGAGCTTCGAGATAGTTACCCAACGTGATGAACACGAGGATGAGGGCTGCCGTGTCGAAATAAAGTCCACCTGCAATGAGTTCAGCAAGGACTGCCACAGAGTATAGATAGGCCGTTGTTGAACCGATCGCAATCAGCACGTCCATATTGGCGCGGCCGTTCTTCACGATCGCCTTGTACGAGTTCTTATAGAACGGCCAGCCGAGGATCGCCTGTACCGGCGTGGCGAGGAGGAACTCAACCCAGCCAAGTTCCACACCGAAGACGGCTTCAGGGACGATCGCGCCACCGAGCAGATAATTGTCGATGAGGAAGAAGAGCAACGGTGCCGATAACACTGCCCCAAAGAGGGTCAACCTGAGTTGTTTCCGAGTTTCGGCTTGACGGGCGGCATCTCGTGCGTCCTGGCCCGACTCTTCGTCGGCACCATCTTCGCGGACGGGCGAGTAGCCAGCCTCCTCGATAGCATCGTACAGCGCACCAATAGATACTTCCGCAGGATTGTAGGTGACCTGTGCTTCGTCGGTTGCGTAATTGACCTCCGCATTAACGACGCCCGGAATATTTTCAAGAGCGGTTTGGTTGGTCTCGGCGCAGTTGGCACAGGTCATATCGGAGATGGCAATCGTTACCGTCTCAGAGACTGCGCCGTACCCGGCCTCGTCGATCGCGTCGTAGATTTCTTTGAGCGATACCTCTTCAGGGTCGTAGGTGACGGAACCCTCGTCGGTGGCGAAGTTCGCATCCGCCTCCGATACCCCGTCGAGCGATTCGAGAGTGTCCTGGATCGTCGCCGAACAGTTGGCGCAGGACATTCCCGTGATATCAAGATGGATTGTTTGGCTTGTCATGCTTGTTCTACTATACGGGGTCTAGGTTTAGGCGATTTACTGCTTCGAGAGGCGGGGTTTCGACTGCAGGAAAATTTGGATTCCAAAGACAGCGTTACGCTCCCTCTTCGAGTCGCTGATACCGATCGTCGAACCGTGTGAGACAGGACGGACAACAGAAGTGATAGATCTCTCCGTCGATTCTCGTCGTTTCACCTTGATTATCAACGGTATTGTTACATTCAGCACAGGTGAGTGCAAATTCGACGCCATCAACGGACGGCGTCCATTCAAGCTCGTCAATTAGTGTGACGGTGTAATCTGCTACATCGATCTCGTTAAAGAGTCCATCTACCCACTGACGTACGTTCTGGGCTTCAACACGGGCATAGAACCAAAGATCTCCTTCGGAGGTCGTGAAGACGTGTTCAACGCCATCTGACTCTCGAGCCCGCTCGCGGGCGGCCTCCAACGACGCTGAGCCGATTTCGGCCTGAATAAATACCGGTACACCAGCTCGGAGATGAGCCCGGTTGACGTCAATCGTGAAGTTGTTAATGATGCCAGCTTCCTGTAATCGCTTTACCCGGTCAGAAACGGCTGGCCCCGACAAGTCGACCTCCTCGCCAATATCGCTGAACGGGCGGCGGGCGTCATCAGCGAGTAACGAGAGGATTTCTAAGTCGGTTTCATCCAAATCGCGCATACGACCGCTTCGTCTCGCAGGATACATTATTGTTGCCCACAACACACCTTCGAAATCGGTGATCTAGGGCTGCGACAACATTGGATTCTAAGCAGAAAACCACATAGAATACTCGCCCCTATCTACGAATGGATATGACTCAGACAATCACCGTCGAAGGAATGACCTGTGAACATTGCGAGCAGACCGTCGAAGAGGCACTCGAAGAAGTTGAGGGGGTTACGTCCGCTACTGCGGATCGTGACTCAGAATCCGCGACGGTCGAGGGGTCCGCTGAACGGGATGAGCTTGTGACTGTGGTCGAAGACGCTGGATACGATGCCTCTGCGTAACAAATCCCGATTCTCGTCGAATCGGATTCGGAGAGGGATTGATACGACTGCCAATCCCAGGTGTAGATACTATGACTGATACACTTCCGTTCGATGCCGTCCGCGAGCTCGACGTCGACGGGACGACGTACAAGATGGCCGATCTTCGAGCACTCGAAGAGCAGGGGCTCTGTGACCTCGACACGCTCCCTGTGAGCATCCGTATTCTGCTTGAGTCGGTGCTCCGGAACGCCGACGGCGAAACTGTTACTGCAGCGGATGTCAAGAATGCTGCTGGCTGGAAGCCAGACGTACCGGACGCAGAGGTTCCGTTCTCTCCATCACGAGTCGTCCTGCAAGATCTCACCGGTGTACCCGCAGTCGTCGACCTGGCGGCCCTTCGATCCGAGGTCGACCGCAAAGACCGAGATCCCACCCTGGTCGAACCGGAGATTCCTATTGATCTCGTGATCGACCACAGCGTCCAGGTCGACTACTTCGACTCCGAGGACGCCTACGAGAAGAACGTCGAACTGGAGTACGAGCGAAACGCCGAACGGTATCGCGCGATCAAGTGGGCGCAGAACGCCTTCGAGAACTTCAACGTCGTCCCGCCGGGGACCGGTATCGTCCACCAGGTGAATCTCGAACATCTGGGTCGGGTCGTCCACGCCCGCGAGCAAGACGGCGAGAACTGGCTCCTGCCGGACACGCTCGTCGGCACGGACAGCCACACCCCGATGATCGGTGGCATCGGTGTGGTCGGTTGGGGCGTCGGCGGCATCGAAGCGGAAGCGGCGATGCTCGGTCAACCGGTCACGATGAAACTCCCCGAGGTCGTCGGCGTCCGTCTCGAAGGCGAATTACCCGAGGGCGCGACGGCTACGGATCTCGTGCTCCACATCACCGAACGACTCCGCGAGGTCGGCGTCGTCGACCGGTTCGTGGAGTTCTTCGGTCCCGGTGTGGAGAATCTCACAGTCCCCGACCGGGCCACGATCGCCAATATGGCGCCCGAACAGGGCTCGACGATCAGTATGTTCCCGGTCGACGAGCAGACGCTCGAGTATCTCGAACTCACCGGGCGTGATCCCGACCACGTCGACCTCGTTCGCGAGTACCTCGAAGCCCAAGGGCTGTTCGGGGAACAGGAACCAGAATATACTGAGGTCGTCGAGTTCGACCTCTCGACAGTCGAACCGAGTCTGGCCGGACACAAGCGGCCACAGGACCGGATTCCGATGGGGGACGTGAAACAGAGCTTCCGGGGACTTCTCCACGGGGAGTTCGAGGACGACCTCGATGATGTCGACGAGGACGCCTTGCAGCGGTGGCTCGGTGAGGGTGGTGCAGCTGATGCGGAGACCGACGGTGGCGTTCAGGTCGAACCCGAATCGGAACTGCACCCGTTAACCAAACGTGTCGAGGTCGACCTCGACGGTGAGACGGTCGAAATCGGACACGGAGACGTCCTCGTCAGCGCCATCACGAGCTGTACGAACACGTCGAACCCGTCGGTGATGATCGCTGCTGGACTGCTCGCCCAGAACGCCGTCGAGAAAGGCCTAGACGTCCCGCCGTACGTCAAGACGAGTCTCGCACCGGGTAGCCGTGTCGTCACGCAGTATCTCGAAGAATCGGGGCTGCTTCCGTATCTCGAAGAGCTCGGGTACGCCGTCGTCGGCTACGGCTGTACCACCTGTATCGGTAACGCTGGGCCGCTTCCCGATCCCATCGAGCAGGCAATCGACGACCACGACCTCTGGACGACGAGCGTTCTCTCCGGGAACCGGAACTTCGAGGCGCGTATCCACCCGAAGATCCGCGCGAACTACCTCGCGAGCCCGCCGCTCGTCGTCGCCTACGGGCTCGCAGGGCGGATGGACATCGATCTCGAACACGAGCCGCTGGGCACTGACGATGAGGGTAACCCAGTCTATCTGGCGGACATCTGGCCGGACGCAGCGGACGTGCAGGCCGCAATCCACGAGAACGTCTCTCCGGAGATGTTCGAGGAGAAGTACGCCTCCGTGTTCGAGGGCGATGAGCGATGGGCTGCTCTCGACGCGCCCACGGGTGACGTCTACGAGTGGGATGAGGACTCGACATACATCCGTGAACCGCCGTTCTTCAAGGACTTCCCGGTAGAGAAACCCGGCGTCGCCGATATCGAGGACGCACGCTGTCTACTGACGCTCGGCGATACCGTTACGACCGACCACATCAGTCCAGCCGGCCCGTTCGGTCCCGACCTCCCCGCAGGTCAGTGGCTGCTCGATCACGGTGTCGAGCCACACGAGTTCAACACCTACGGCGCACGTCGGGGCAATCACGAGGTGATGATGCGGGGGACGTTCGCCAACGTCCGAATCGAGAACGAGATGCTCGACGACGTCGAGGGTGGCTACACGATCCACCACCCGACCGACGAACAAACCACGGTGTTCGAAGCCAGTCGCCGCTATCGGGACGAGGGGATACCGCTCGTCGTGATGGCTGGCGAGGAGTTCGGAACTGGGTCTAGCCGGGACTGGGCGGCGAAAGGAACGGACCTGCTCGGTGTCCGCGCAACCATCGCCGAGAGTTACGAGCGCATCTACCGCGACAACCTCGTCGGCATGGGTGTGCTTCCCCTGCAGTTCGATGATGGCGACTCGTGGGAATCTCTCGGTCTGGATGGGTCGGAGGTCTTCACGATCCACGGCCTCGATGACGGGCTCGACGTGATGGACGAACTGACCGTTATCGCCGAGCGTGCGGACGGGTCGACTGTCGAGTTCCCGGTCACAGCACAGGTCGGCACGCCGGCCGCCGTAACCTATATCGAACACGGCGGAATCCTCCACTACGTCCTCAGACGCCTCCTCAGACAGTAACACCAACGCGGTCAGAAACGATCGTCGTCGGACACCAGGCGGGCGCGACGGCGATCAAACTCCTCGTCGTCGATTTCGCCACGAGCGTACCGTTCTTGGAGAACAGCGAGTGCGCTGTCATCAGTATGGCCGTCCGTAGGGGACCGCGTTGTCAGCCAGTAAACGGCGTAGACTGGGAGGGCGAT is a window of Halobellus limi DNA encoding:
- a CDS encoding class I SAM-dependent methyltransferase, with the protein product MDQSTLRHRITDQFSYRGERADIWRAFDLLFDTDEFLNLGYSEWYQPHIAGSSQRRLVTEVGSRVASHLPTTDGVRLLDVGCGRGGPALHLAYQFGFNVTGVDLVPYNIQMATENARGKHLDSEFIIGDATQLPFTRDSFTACTAIDALVYLPERNRVFATVADTLEPEGVLVVSDLVMQSDVTETERRLVDSFADAWDMPSLGTVEGYKAALDETSFELKAVEDITKHSVGRFRKWTTLYLQLLTSPLRALIERLLGAYDLDPPAITEQVRKAHHALPFLRHVIFVAELETT
- a CDS encoding DUF411 domain-containing protein codes for the protein MERAVTRRELLRVGATTVALGTAGCLGSSSGDEWDIEGTLAVTNAQQYSSPGCSCCGKYASYLREQLDTTLGETETEDVTDLKRQHGIPSDLQSCHTLVLDEYVVEGHVPAEVIATMLEEEPAIDGIALPGMPAGSPGMGGTKSDTFTVYKLGGGKTGDVYTEI
- a CDS encoding universal stress protein, producing MNSPSHLEVREGADINLYNQILIPLYGADIRDSVVQYGLSLAETYDAALHVLYIQDEERTEVESDQVTKQEEWDAAAVIEPVVDQAHSLGLNVIPAVDSGHSPGVIREYAEENDIDLLVHQKPTQTRLARILRRDVSSHIIQNISLPVLTIPDMDPSDPVGELSTSQFTDILVPTDGYDEASVAFKHGLQIAKRYDATLHGLFIISEQSYSSRPGFTWEEVTDSWEQRGTRLLEDITEKAATLDVPVRTTLRFGQPQQEILKYTEVTDIDLVTMGTRGLTGIRRLLQGSVAAQVIEEADYPVLTINRRTAELKKHPYTFLRKTNQNRKSRLY
- a CDS encoding DoxX family protein, which codes for MKYAMSTQSIRTNFLGTETSFSVSGAWLSYWILLLRLTAGWWMLHAGLDKIWAWPFDASWFVGGAAQGTILAPFVTPFSDGILLAFVNVAVPLGQTAIGLGLILGVLTRTAAFFGAFMMLFFYFINGYGGGWANGMVTGELLGIMVFGTIVALGAGGVLAVDNRLREMELFENTRLRKLLG
- a CDS encoding NAD(P)/FAD-dependent oxidoreductase; translated protein: MTRTSKIAVIGGGMAGLAAAAGFDDAGFVVELYERQSYDSKRVNCGEAMTAVSKIPLEPTVENGFLNPLPAMEVEVYDGIDADRHRTGAGTFPAADTYITDRNVVEQSWAEQLSEKGVDIHENQSITRTDFHEFTDEYDLVVDATGQPSLSSKALGTTNEYSGYMVALNSDVEGDFTELYPNSRIILENYTGYSWAFPKTSQRANVGIGWTVSDRPSDYMKALREACKRNGWPVPSQERTNVAIIPEGPSLDPDRTYLPEHSVVRVGDAAGIANRLTGKGISQAVESGFLAAELANSGQLHNFPDSLYQRMKTEYIFATVVRYFLETRNPKVLGAAIRAAAGIDIEDVDRSPSTVLLRLLRHPVLFARIFSRRRVLNRVYGGMTNQWELIN
- a CDS encoding DUF63 family protein, with amino-acid sequence MSTVTRRVETVLPETGSREWWALYLLAPLVLLGGGILVFPTLVYDRFIWQYLWGPVVADAAGQPVTHEGVRAVQGYNAVNTVIYLAAVVYSLPGLRAYLDQLDVTFDARLAYGFAPIIIAGGAMRALEDLGLLGDYAVWFITPSIYIVVTAVTILALGVGALLRDQNIGSIPLTVGLVGSVWAVGAVWWAVWHGLSTSTPLRLWVPVATTGIALGVTALYYWGASFVNITHLRHPLILLAVFGQLWDAAQNLIGVTFLGYSPKLVVTNLVYQATGFSGSTFVLKLVVTVGIVWYLADAKEEMNHTWWWLMTFFIGAIGLPMGVRGSLRMLLGA
- a CDS encoding DUF7123 family protein, with the translated sequence MSNISRHTVRRYLVETASSEPTYLRAREIASDLDGSPKAVAQYLSQLQDELTIVSLEQWGRSKSTTWRLEVNGS